The sequence GGGTGCTATCTGATATTCTGTTTTCTGCAAATGTGATGAGAAGAGGCCTCTGTATTCAAGTATAAAAATAGATTTATTAGTcaagtaaatgtgtgtgagaataCCCACAGTTCATCTGAACAGCTGAAAACTGAACAGAACAGACAAgttttcatataaaaaaaaaaaacacaaagattTTAGCTTAAGGGTTCAcaaacaaatataaatatatataaaaagatACCATTGGGAAAAACAGCACCATACCATAGAAAAACAAAAGCGAGGTCTTAGAAGAGCTACACAATCTAACATATGGACATACATTTAAAAGAAACATTATGGGCATTAGCTTTGTTGTCTTGGAACAGATATTCTAGTGTCGATTGTTTTTGGAGTCTCTCAAACAGATATTTTACTGTGTCGATTGTTTTTGGAGTCTCTCAAACAGATATTTTACTGTGTCGATTGTTTTTGGAGTCTCTCAAACAGATATTTTACTGTGCCGATTGTTGCTGGAGTCTCTCCCACACCAGACGTCTGTGGTCGTGACTCAGACAGGGGCTAATGACTTTCCCAGCATCCTCCACTCTCCGGCGGAAGCGATCCCGGTCGCGTGCCATCTCCATCCAACACGAGCCGTTTCTCGCTGCCTTGCTGGCGAAGGCCCAGGCCACTAGAGGCCGCACGGTCAGCTCATCTCTGAAGCGCACCTTTAAACAAACCACAAACAAAGCAGAGAAACTTCATGAGTATCACAGTAAGAGAGAtccaaacatcacacacacacacacacacacgaccacgaCCCCTGACCTGCCAGGAACTTGGCCTTTATTCAGCCTATATCGACTAGCACAGGAGGTTGGGGAGAGCttaacactgagagagagagactcttctACAAGTCAATTCCCTATCAACCCGGCAAACAATCAAGTCTCAAGGAAGCTGTCAGGCTATCTCTGGCAGGGCATTAGTCACGGGACTGACCCTGAGTCAGCTGTGACTGTGAGTCACGAGGCTAAAGTGCAAACGCATCAGCACAAGTTGTTCcaaactttgttcctttttacAACACCAGTCATTCACAGTAGGTGGGGCAAAGGTGTGGGTGAGCGGGCTGGGAGTTGCCACAGCGATCATCTGATAAACAAAACAGTTGCTCTGGCTCCATTAGTTTCTGCTGTCAGTGGTTGTTCACGACAACTATGAGCCAGGCGGGTTACACTGCAAATGGCTGCATTACGCGACACTGGCTTCTGGTCACATGAGAATGTAAGCTAATATGTCACTGGTCTGGAGCAGATGGAAGACTAATATAAGTGTCTGTCTATGTTTACATATGACCATGTAATATCACTGGTATCACACGGGTTACTGATCCTGAAACAGGTTTGGCCTTCATCTGGCACAGATCTAGGCTGTGATTAATAAAATTATGATGATTATGTTAAACTGATGTTAATTAACTGGTTTTAAATGGTTCCTTGTCCACACAGCAACACTGAAAATTGAGAATTCCTAAATCTTCACCCTGGAAAGAGTTTTcaaaagctcacacacacaaaagctttCAGTGACCTAAAATGGTGAAAGTGTGTGGACGAAAGGCCAAAAAAATGCATGGAAAAGGTACATTTTCATAGGTTCCCGTGGATGAGACcccacgcgcgcacacacacacacacacacacacacacacacacacttaaccccTGATGGTAATACTCTGAGACCATTAATCTAATCAGTCACTGCAACTTTTCAAAGATACTACTGAATTAGAACGTCTCGTATTGTGTGTGGGCTAGTTGTTTACCTTCTTGTTTTGTTGAGCGCTATGAGTGGAATGTTGTCcgtcttctccctcctcctcctcctcctcctcctccactctccgcACACCTCTGGCTGCTGAGGCGGGTGTGTTCCTGGAGACTGGAGTGCAGGAGGAGCTGAGGGGGTTGTAGGGGTCGCCGCTGTGGAGGAAGGATTCCCAGAGTTCCACGCTCTCCGCAGATACCTCagagtcatcatcatcatctgacCAATCAGAGTCTTCTTCATCATCACCTCCTGCGTCCTTCTCGTCATCACTTGCTTGCTTACagttcagagagaaagagattcctACACGGGAACCTGCGGGGAGCGTCTGCTGACGAAGAGTACCTTCATCCTCGgcatcatcctcttcctcagatCCCCACTCAATCCAGTCCAACTCTGACTCGTCCACTTCCACCTGCTCTTCTTCGTCATCCTCatcgtcgtcctcctcctcctcgtctgaAGACTCTTCCAGGTCCTCAgcctctgcctgcctgtcctcctccacctccatggTCCCCATCTTCAGGACCTCCCTACCCTCCTCTCCCAGGGTCTCCAGCGAGCCGGCTGCAGAGGTCtggtcctcctccacctcctcctcctcctccgctcctCCCCGACCCACAATGCTCTTCTCTGCGTTGCCCTTCATGGCTTCTCGTGCTAGGTAGCCGCTACACAGAAACAGCAGGACCCTGGTGCAGCTGAGGAGTTCCTTGGCAGCCCAGAGGCGATAGAGGACACTCTGTAACCCTCCCCACAGATACAGCTGGAGATTCCGCAATGTGGGGAACGTCGGCGTCGGCCAAACCATGGTCGGGCAATCTGTTGGCTGTTCAGGTGTCACAGGTAAGTGACCACTATGGGCTGGCGTCTTCACTGTGGACAGGTGTAACGTTGCTCGCGCTAGATTGCACTGGTGGGACAGCGCATGAGGGTGAATGGCATCTGGCGCCATAACAGTCGCTCAGAATCTGTGGATGAAAAGACTTGCCATTAGTCTATgatgtatataaaaaaaaggaTCATAATTGTCATTAAACAGACCAGAGCCTAGGCTACATCTTCATGACTTCGTGGCATGTGCATCCTAAATTACATCCATACCGAATGTTGATCCATATTTAATTTAGgcgaaaacaaacacacactcctgataTAGGCCTGAGTAAGGCATCTGACAGAACAATAGTCTTTCATTCTTCTACACTGATCTGGCCTACGCCCATAGAGATAATACCATGGGTCATTTCCTCATAACATACCGTAATTGAAAACCTAGTGGCCTTGATCATGACCTTACTCAGGACTCTGAGTGCATGTTTGTTGTTGATCAGTGGCctaaaacgtcccacatactcgacgcacccgaccagtagcgcgacaatgtgacgtcacagaagcgccgtaaccatttatactcgcgcgtggtggtcgcaacactagttgcaatattctcctgaacagaggtgtcgctgttgtgaaaagactaacattaactacttacacagcagaagaagctgcagtaagaaacaccagtagctagcctctgtgatggtacttcagactttggttgctactattcacaactaccatcatcattatcatgtagtttccaaggtgtgtgcacaggtagacaggtagatagatagatagatagatagatagataggtactttagtcatcccgaggaaaattttaataatttaaacagtttagttagctggctagctagctagcagctggctgagtttgtgtaatttcctgaagtggaaagagattttgttcaggccttaatagatatcctttgtttgaaaataaatcgtttctattatttcctcttaattccatgtgttgcaactctcactggtaactttgttaacttatccagcaaactattaaaaattcacgactgtaacaaaacactgcaactcgcttaccctcgaactagtccatcttcccgtttccgccttgtcgcgctcgtctgaaaaaaaatgagtggtgcgctacctcgcgcaaaagattgttaaggcggagcaagatacttcgtcgtagttcatgtctatgggcgcgaaatggggatcgaatcctgtctgcataaagaggcgtgtcgatgacgtattgacgagcgtacgttgcaaccggccaacagcagcttcATAAATAACcagcgcacacctgatataaggttgattttctccagactggaatgctcaaaaatgctaaatatatacctgaaatgttcagaagggtttgaggatcatgaaaacgtgcccgaaattcacattcctaactctatagaaccaagaccttagcatatgtggtgaaattctgagctatgcccatagacttcaatggagcaatcgctacctctgctctgcataaagggggattttgaccccccccccccccctcgtgcgatccgggttcccggaagtggctcctgatgaaacatcttgctccgccttaacaatctttgctcgcgctacacggccaaaaccctggcgcgccagagagatctacgtcattttgacgtcacattgtcgcgctaccggtcgggtgcgtccaaggcaagggggcaggcgaattcccggaagtagaatcgacgtaggctggagggaccacctctctgctaactcccatagaagtccattcattctaggattttttttaaataccataacttcatataacatatatcctgtgccgatattgtagcttctgtgtaatctacataaacactacaaaggcaaaacagactccattaCCTTGtctgtaacgttggttacccgtaagaagaatagttagcttgttcggttggatggaagctagctttgacgtaatctctctttcgcgccgtagggagataaccgtattgtttggataagaagctcagtccaccttactgtctatgacggtaactcataagcaaaacccatagatatatctatgagcaaaacctagcatacacgtatgttaaggtaaagcattacacagaggcaacctaataataataaaaaaaagtaaacctattttttttaaaaacggcactaatcatttcagaggttttcgatggattgaccgtaggtcggaaaagtggaaagaagattagcttcaaggctataacttttttgttttgttttagcatgactgtttttgaagatgatcatgtatggtagcttcaacattaacacgacttggtgagaatgatattaataataatacataaataaatgtttaactttgatgactttgaaggcgaaggaagtgtgagaagaatttctgtgtatatcatatgagttacaagattcagttcgatggctaacgtcacgaagttaagtgtgagtctgcgcagtactgggggcaccaactgaaaaatcgttctatttgactcagtgccctcccattgaaaacgacagagtctgttcgtccatttcttttactgtctatggtccaagggggcaggcgaattcccggaagtagaagaatcggcgtaggctggagggaccacctctctgctaactcccatagaagtccattcattctaggatttttttgaaataccataacttcatataacatatatcctgtgctgatattgtagcttttgtgtaatcaacataaacactacaaaggcaaaacagactccactacctcgtccgtaacgttggttacccgtaagaagaatggttagcttgttcggttggagggaagctagcttgacgtaatctctctttcgcgccgtagggagatcaccgtattgtttggataagaagctcagtccaccttactgtctatgacggtaactcgtaagcaaaacctagcatacacgaccgtatgttaaggtaaagcattacacagaggcaacctaatttaaaaaaaaaaaaaaaaaaaaaacggcagtaatcatttcagaggttttcgatggattgaccggtcggaaaagtggaaagaaaatagcttcaaagctataacttttttgttttgttttagcatgactgtttttgaagatgatcatgtatggtagcttcaacattaacacgacttggtgaggatgatattaataataatacataaatacatttttaactttgatgactttgaaggcgaaggaaatgtgagaagaatttctgtgtatctatcatatgagttaagattcagttctatggctatcgtcacgaagttaagtgtgagttaacttgaaattactgcatactgcatatcaatgtaaatatacaggtcacacaagcacaagtttaaacttcatgtaactgttaagactatatacatatacaacacaactacctctattttttttctatatatatgtcctatatttctattttgatacatacatgttctatatttcagtcttgcactttaatttaatgtgtattgtctatggctatgtctatagtatgtctatgtctgtatttaaagcatgtctatgtctgcatgggaaagtaagaaacgaaatttcaattctttgtatgaccagtgcatgtaaagaaattgacaataaaagccgacttgacgtgaggctgcgcagtactgggtggaccaactgaaaaatcgttctatttgactcagtgccctcccattgaaaacgacggagtctgttcgtccatttcttttactgtctatgggtgcgtcaggtatgtagaagccatAACCCAGAAAGCAACGATTGCCGTCCATTAAATAGTACATGCGCGCAGACACGCGCGACACAATCATTTAGCCAATTTTTAGGACAATGTTACTTTTGCCATCTGCCATATCCAAGTGGATGGTAATAGGCCTAGTATTTCTCCTTTATTACTAAATAAGTTTACTGCACCATTTAGACAATCGCGTAGAGTAAGTTAATGTTAACATAAATGTCGACAAACCTTGTTCCAAAAGTGTCAGCCAATGGCCTGGCAGTCAATCCAGCGAATACTTCGAGTTCG comes from Alosa sapidissima isolate fAloSap1 chromosome 18, fAloSap1.pri, whole genome shotgun sequence and encodes:
- the ppp1r15a gene encoding protein phosphatase 1 regulatory subunit 15A codes for the protein MAPDAIHPHALSHQCNLARATLHLSTVKTPAHSGHLPVTPEQPTDCPTMVWPTPTFPTLRNLQLYLWGGLQSVLYRLWAAKELLSCTRVLLFLCSGYLAREAMKGNAEKSIVGRGGAEEEEEVEEDQTSAAGSLETLGEEGREVLKMGTMEVEEDRQAEAEDLEESSDEEEEDDDEDDEEEQVEVDESELDWIEWGSEEEDDAEDEGTLRQQTLPAGSRVGISFSLNCKQASDDEKDAGGDDEEDSDWSDDDDDSEVSAESVELWESFLHSGDPYNPLSSSCTPVSRNTPASAARGVRRVEEEEEEEEGEDGQHSTHSAQQNKKVRFRDELTVRPLVAWAFASKAARNGSCWMEMARDRDRFRRRVEDAGKVISPCLSHDHRRLVWERLQQQSAQ